TCCGGGAAACCGGGGAGCGGCTCAAAAAGGCCTTTGCCGAGATAGACGGATTCCGCGAATACTTTGCTGTAAAGGCCCTGCCCAACCCCGCCATTCTGGCCATCATGGCCGACATGGGCTTCGGCTTCGACTGCAGCTCGGTGGCCGAACTGGTGCTGGCTAGACGGGGGGGCGCCCGCGGCGAAGACATCATGTTCACCTCCAACAACACGACCCGGGCCGAATTTGCCAGAGCCATGGCCGACGGCGGCAGCATCGTCAATCTGGACGACATCTCCCTTCTCGGTAATTTGCCGGACGTGCCGGAACCGATCTGCTTCCGCTACAATCCGGGCGAACGCCGAACGGGCAATGCCATTATCGGCACGCCGGTCGAAGCCAAATACGGGGTCAGCCACGACCAGCTGATCCAGGCATACGCCGAAGCCAAAGCCTCGGGGAGCAAACGGTTCGGACTGCACACCATGCTGGCCTCCAACGAACTGGACCATACCTATATGGTGCAGACCGCCGCCATGCTTCTGGAAGAGGCCCGGCGCATTCTGGAAGAGCTGGATATCCGCCTCGAATTCATCAATATCGGCGGCGGGTTTGGAATCCCTTACCGCCCTGCCGACACGCCTTTGAACCTGGAAGCCATGGCCGCTTCCATTTCCGGCCTGTTCCGCGACTTTTTCCGGGAAACGGGCAGCATGCCCAAACTCTACATGGAAAGCGGCCGTTTCATGACCGGCCCCCACGGCGCGCTGGTGACCACGGCCATCAACCGCAAGGAAATTTACCGCACCTATGTCGGGGTCGATGCCTCCATGTCGGCCCTCATGCGGCCCGGCATCTACGGCGCCTACCATCATATCACCGTACCGGGCAAAAGCGATGGGGATACCGAAGTGGTGGACGTGGTGGGCTCCCTTTGTGAAAACAACGACAAATTCGCCATCCAGCGGCGTCTGCCCGCAATCGAAAAGGGCGATCGGGTGGTCATCCACGACACCGGCGCCCACGGCCATGCCATGGGCTTCAACTACAACGGCCGGCTCAGGCCCAAGGAACTGCTGCTGCGATCCGACGGCACCGTCGAACTGATTCGCAGGGAAGAACGCCTGGAAGACCATTTCGCCACCCTGGACTTTCCGGCTGACCGCCTGGCGACAGAAACCGATGCGGCGTTTGTGCATCTGGCCAACTGACCGGTCCACTGGCATTTTGGGGAGAACCGAATTCCCGAGAAATCACCGACCACCCGAAAAACGGGTGGTTTGGTGAAGCCCCCTCGAAGGCGGCTAAAATCCAAACCCATGAACGTCGAATATCGAACGCCAACTTCGAAATTCGAACAAGGCAAGCTGTCGTTTTTAATACAACCAAACCCTGTTTCGCAGACCGTCCGACGACCGGCGATTCTTTTAACCGATTGACGGAGCGACGCGGTCTGCTTATTCAACATTGAACGTTCCAGGTTCTAAAAACCATTTGCCGGTTGAATGTCGCGTTGGACCGAAATTGTTTCGTTTTGCTCTGTACTTCCGCCATTTTTCTCTCAAGTCCCGTCGCGGTCGACCGATAACCCATTCATAAAGCCAATTCCGACAACTCCATCTGTTCTGCACTGACCGCTTGAATATTCAGTCGCAATAAAAATGGGAGCGGAGGTTCCGAAGCCATCGGATCCGATACCGCCGTCGTCCGAACCCGCCGGAGACGAAAGGCCGGCACAGTATCCCGCTAACCGAAAGCGATCCAAGGTTTACCTGTAACCATGTTTTTATCCGTTTCGACAAAACATCGTTGACTAATAATCGCGGTGCTGATTTATAACGGTCATTCAAACAAGGAGTGATTATGGATGATTTTTTGCACAACCTGAGAAGTGGAAAGCTGAAACAACCCGACCGCGGCAGAAGCCACACGGATTACAAAGGGCCCCAACGCCGGGTGAGCAATGAGCGTCGAAAAACCGACTACTATGCAAAGGTGACCGGAGATCATTTTGCGCTCGTCAAAGATGCGCTGGAATCCCTGGCTGAACAACAAAAGCGCATTGTCGAGGCCCTGACGGCCAATGAGAATACGCAAACCCGCATTGCCGAGGCGCTCGAAGCCATCGTAGCCAGGCTCGGCGGCCAGGTGACGAACAAGGCGGCCATACCCGCCGAACAGCCGACGGTTGACGATGTTTCTTTTGCAGCGCCCGAGTCCGAATCCGATCTCGAGTGGCAGGCATTCGGGACGAAGCTGACCGATGAAAACCGTCCCAAGCTGATGCAGATCATCGCGACCCTGCGGCAAGACGGGCAAAGCTGGGAAAGAATCGCCCGTCACATGATCGAGAAAAGCGTTCCCACCGTTTCCGGTAAGGGTACTTGGCGCGGAGCAGCTGTGAAGAAATTCTGGGATACCCATGCCGAAGCATCAAGGGCCTAGCATCCAGTTATCCGCCCCACCTCTTCTCTTTTCGCAATTGCAGCACAGGACGACAGACACAACAGCAACCGGCAAAAAGGCCATCTTCGTCTTTGCCGATTCGGGTCAGTCTTCCAATCGAACCCACGCCAGGGTTTTCTCCAACCCCTGGCGAAGGCCGACTTCGGGCAAGAATGCCAGCTCCCGGTGAATCGCCCCGATATCGGAAACCGAGTCACGGATGTCGCCCGGACGCGGGGGGGCGAACTCCGGCTCGAGTTCGGTGCCCGCGATGTTTCCGATCAGATCCCAGAGTTCACGGATGCGGATCGATTCCCCCCGGCCCACGTTAAACACCTTGCCGGCGGCTTCTGCCTTGCCGGCGGCCGCCAGATTGGCCCGCACCACATCCTTGACATAGACGAAGTCGCGGGTCTGGCCGCCGTCGCCGTAGATCGTCGGCGCCTGACCGGCGGCCGCCTTGGTCATGAAGATGGAAATTACGCCCGAGTAAGGCGAGGATGGGTCCTGCCGAGGGCCGAAGACATTGAAATATCTCAGGCAAACGGTTTCCAACCCGTAAAGCCGGCCGAACACCGAGGCGTAAAATTCTCCGGTAAGCTTTTGCACCGCATAGGGGCTCAAGGGCATGGGGGCCATGTCTTCGGTTTTGGGCAAACGGGGATCGTCGCCGTAAACCGCCGAAGAACTGGCCATGACCGCCCGCCGGACACCGGCCCGCCGGCAGGCATCCAGGACGCGGACCGTCCCCAGGCCATTGACCTCGCAGGAATGAGGCGGGTCCTCGACGGACTGGGTTACCGACACCACCGCAGCCTGATGGAAAACCACTTCGCACCCTTCGATGACCCGATCCAGGAGCGCGGCATCGCGAATGTCACCGTGAACGAAATCGATGCGATCTCCCAAGTGATCGATGTTGCTGCGATGCCCGGTGGACAGGTTGTCCAGAACCGTGACCCGGCAACCGCTTTCCACGAGCGCATCGGTCAGGTGAGACCCGATGAATCCCGCTCCCCCCGTAACCAGGGCGCGTTTGAACGCTTCCATGAATACCGCTCCTTCCTCCCGGGCCCGGTCCGCAAAATCGTGAAAAGCGACTTGCCATGTTCCCGGACGTTGGTCTAAATAAAACGAATATCGATCAACCGGTTAAAAAAGCCCTTGTCATGCAGCCAAACCAGACCATCTTTTGCCGCAACTGCAAATATTACTACATTACCTGGGATCCCGGCAAACCCCACGGATGCCGGGCCATGAACTTCAAAAGCCGGCAGCCGCCCAGCCTGGTCGTTCGCCGCAACTCGGGCACGGAGTGCCTGCGCTATACGCCGAAGAACGATCCGAACGACCGGGAGGGCTGAAACCGGTCATCCGACGCTCAGCCAGAAAACGAAGGTGGCCGCGGAAAACAAGGTGGTTGCCGAAATGGCGGCCACGGCGAAATCCGCATCCGCATTCATTTCTCTGGCCATGACATAGGCGATGGTAGCTGTGGGTGAAGCCAGGAGAATAATCGCCGGCAGCCAGTCCGCCGATGCCTGGCCCGCCAGGCGAAACAGCCCGAACCCGATGGCCGGCAACAGCAGCAGTTTAAAAAAGCAGGCGCCCGCAACGGCCGCCAGCCGTTTTCGCATACGGGTCATCGAAAGTGATCCGCCGATAATCAGCAGGGCCATGGGCAGGGCCAGCCCGCCCAGGATTTGCAGACTGCGGTCCAGCACCAGGGGCACGGGAAAACCGGTCAGGGAGAAAAAAATGCCTACAAGGGCGGATACGATCACCGGGTTGCCGACGATCTTGGCAACGAAAGCCCGGGTTCGACCGCCCGCAGCCGCTTGCCGGCTATGGGCCTGAAGGGTCACCACGGCCAAAAAATTCTGCAAGATCATGATAAAAGCGGCCATGATGCTGGTCCGAGCCAGGCCCTCGCCCCCTAAATAGTAAAACGCCACGGCCAGTCCGATATACCCGAGATTCCCGTGAAAAGAGCATTGGATGAAGGCGGCGCGAATTTCCCGCGGCAGCTGCAGCAATATGGCTGTGCACCAGCACACGGCAAAAAGGGCGACAATGGCCGCCAGCGTCAGTCCGAGGACGATGGGGTTGAAATGAAGGGTCAGGGAAGCCTTGGCAATGGCCCTAAAAATCATGGCCGGGATGGCCAGATAATACACCAGCCGGTTGGCCGGCCCCATGAATGCCTCCGGCAAAAATCCCCTGCGCCTGGCG
This window of the uncultured Desulfosarcina sp. genome carries:
- a CDS encoding diaminopimelate decarboxylase produces the protein MPMSNAFETRLYPRIEEIAAHFGTPFHIYDETGIRETGERLKKAFAEIDGFREYFAVKALPNPAILAIMADMGFGFDCSSVAELVLARRGGARGEDIMFTSNNTTRAEFARAMADGGSIVNLDDISLLGNLPDVPEPICFRYNPGERRTGNAIIGTPVEAKYGVSHDQLIQAYAEAKASGSKRFGLHTMLASNELDHTYMVQTAAMLLEEARRILEELDIRLEFINIGGGFGIPYRPADTPLNLEAMAASISGLFRDFFRETGSMPKLYMESGRFMTGPHGALVTTAINRKEIYRTYVGVDASMSALMRPGIYGAYHHITVPGKSDGDTEVVDVVGSLCENNDKFAIQRRLPAIEKGDRVVIHDTGAHGHAMGFNYNGRLRPKELLLRSDGTVELIRREERLEDHFATLDFPADRLATETDAAFVHLAN
- a CDS encoding SDR family oxidoreductase, giving the protein MEAFKRALVTGGAGFIGSHLTDALVESGCRVTVLDNLSTGHRSNIDHLGDRIDFVHGDIRDAALLDRVIEGCEVVFHQAAVVSVTQSVEDPPHSCEVNGLGTVRVLDACRRAGVRRAVMASSSAVYGDDPRLPKTEDMAPMPLSPYAVQKLTGEFYASVFGRLYGLETVCLRYFNVFGPRQDPSSPYSGVISIFMTKAAAGQAPTIYGDGGQTRDFVYVKDVVRANLAAAGKAEAAGKVFNVGRGESIRIRELWDLIGNIAGTELEPEFAPPRPGDIRDSVSDIGAIHRELAFLPEVGLRQGLEKTLAWVRLED
- a CDS encoding AEC family transporter; the protein is MGQIVATIIPIFSLVALGNIARRRGFLPEAFMGPANRLVYYLAIPAMIFRAIAKASLTLHFNPIVLGLTLAAIVALFAVCWCTAILLQLPREIRAAFIQCSFHGNLGYIGLAVAFYYLGGEGLARTSIMAAFIMILQNFLAVVTLQAHSRQAAAGGRTRAFVAKIVGNPVIVSALVGIFFSLTGFPVPLVLDRSLQILGGLALPMALLIIGGSLSMTRMRKRLAAVAGACFFKLLLLPAIGFGLFRLAGQASADWLPAIILLASPTATIAYVMAREMNADADFAVAAISATTLFSAATFVFWLSVG